In one Rhodopirellula halodulae genomic region, the following are encoded:
- a CDS encoding amidohydrolase family protein has translation MNERCRHSFIRIFGLLGVAASMLGLGATVADEPPARVATTATRSLKNVRVSGAFSDAPMVEPPLDGRDGRDLSLHHYNPQSQLKTTATQLSQAAFPVVDVHTHFFYRLRMNRQALKDYVAAMDRNGIAVCVSLDGKLGSQFQEQKDFLWKEHRDRFVFYANIDWRGDGATDDPASWACHRPGFAERTVQQLREAVKDGASGLKLFKRFGLSYRNPDGSLVEIDDPRWDPIWAACGELGIPIIIHTADPAAFFEPINERNERWEELSRHPDWSFHGEEFPTRDELFAARNRMVAKHPKTQFIGAHIANSPEDLEQVSQWMDCYPNLWVEPASRINELGRQPRAAREFLIRYQDRLLFGTDGPWPEQRLKYYWRFFETADESFPYSEKEPPPQGLWRIDGVDLPPQVLRKLYYENAVRLIPGIRERIEAFADSHPLK, from the coding sequence ATGAACGAACGTTGTCGTCACTCCTTCATACGCATCTTCGGCTTGTTGGGAGTCGCTGCTTCGATGCTGGGCCTGGGCGCAACGGTCGCGGATGAGCCCCCGGCTCGTGTTGCGACCACCGCAACTCGATCACTAAAGAATGTGAGGGTGTCTGGGGCATTTTCCGATGCGCCAATGGTTGAACCGCCGCTTGATGGGCGCGACGGACGAGATTTGTCGCTGCACCATTACAACCCTCAATCGCAATTGAAGACAACAGCGACGCAGTTGTCGCAAGCAGCGTTTCCAGTGGTCGATGTGCACACGCACTTCTTCTATCGATTGCGAATGAATCGCCAAGCGTTGAAGGACTACGTGGCGGCGATGGATCGCAACGGCATCGCGGTGTGTGTCTCGCTGGACGGGAAGCTTGGAAGTCAATTCCAAGAGCAGAAGGACTTCCTTTGGAAAGAGCATCGAGACCGATTCGTGTTTTATGCCAACATCGACTGGCGTGGCGATGGAGCGACCGATGATCCGGCAAGTTGGGCGTGTCATCGTCCGGGCTTTGCGGAGCGAACGGTTCAGCAATTGCGAGAGGCTGTGAAAGACGGTGCATCGGGATTGAAGCTATTCAAGCGTTTTGGGCTCTCGTATCGAAATCCCGATGGTTCGCTGGTTGAAATTGATGATCCGCGATGGGATCCGATCTGGGCCGCGTGCGGTGAGTTAGGGATCCCGATCATCATTCACACGGCGGATCCGGCGGCGTTCTTCGAGCCGATCAACGAACGGAATGAGCGGTGGGAAGAATTGTCTCGTCACCCGGATTGGAGTTTTCACGGAGAGGAGTTTCCAACACGCGACGAGTTGTTCGCGGCTCGAAATCGCATGGTCGCCAAGCATCCAAAAACACAATTCATTGGGGCTCACATCGCCAACAGTCCAGAGGATTTGGAACAGGTCAGCCAATGGATGGATTGTTATCCGAATCTTTGGGTCGAACCAGCTTCCCGGATCAACGAGCTTGGACGTCAGCCACGGGCGGCTCGAGAGTTTTTGATCCGCTATCAGGATCGATTGTTGTTTGGGACGGATGGCCCGTGGCCCGAACAGCGATTGAAGTACTATTGGCGATTCTTCGAGACGGCCGATGAGTCATTTCCGTACAGTGAGAAGGAACCGCCACCTCAGGGACTGTGGCGGATTGATGGGGTTGACCTTCCTCCCCAAGTTCTCCGGAAGCTGTATTATGAGAACGCCGTCAGATTGATTCCTGGCATTCGCGAAAGGATTGAGGCGTTTGCTGATTCGCATCCATTGAAGTGA
- a CDS encoding bL17 family ribosomal protein yields the protein MRHRRKGRVLGRSPAHRKALLRNLSSALFLTERDASLDDNAPKVPGRIVTTLEKAKEVRPLVEKCITIAKRSLPALEEAQKYETSAERGSDEYKKWRKSDDWKKWADARAPYVNAQRRVLQLIGDREAVSVLFDTVAERYVDRPGGYTRIMRLATPRLGDGGTRAILELVGKNDRVTRSAQRPAFEQDAPESDATPEAEATSEEEATSAS from the coding sequence ATGCGTCACCGCCGCAAAGGCCGTGTTCTCGGCCGCTCCCCAGCTCACCGCAAAGCTTTGTTGCGGAACTTGTCCAGCGCACTGTTCCTGACGGAGCGTGACGCTAGCTTGGACGACAACGCGCCGAAGGTTCCTGGCCGAATCGTTACCACGCTCGAAAAAGCCAAGGAAGTACGTCCTTTGGTCGAGAAGTGCATCACGATCGCGAAACGTTCGTTGCCAGCCCTCGAGGAAGCTCAGAAATATGAGACTTCCGCCGAGCGTGGTTCGGATGAGTACAAGAAATGGCGTAAGAGCGATGACTGGAAGAAATGGGCTGATGCCCGTGCTCCTTACGTCAACGCCCAACGTCGTGTGTTGCAGTTGATTGGCGATCGCGAAGCCGTTTCGGTTTTGTTCGATACCGTTGCTGAGCGTTACGTGGATCGTCCAGGTGGATACACCCGGATCATGCGTCTTGCAACGCCTCGATTGGGCGATGGTGGAACGCGTGCGATCTTGGAACTGGTTGGCAAGAACGACCGCGTCACCCGGTCGGCTCAGCGTCCTGCATTTGAGCAAGACGCTCCCGAGAGCGATGCGACTCCAGAAGCCGAAGCGACTTCGGAAGAAGAAGCCACTTCCGCTAGCTGA
- a CDS encoding DNA-directed RNA polymerase subunit alpha, which translates to MTMHIRWRGMELPSSLEVDRDSLTQTYGKFSAEPFERGFGASIGNSMRRVLLSSLMGSAVTQIKIRGAQHEFTTIPGVLEDVTDIVLNVKALVVNSNTDSTRVITVERNTAGVVTGADVQTDADVEIVNKDHVICTLTDDVPFMMEMVVETGRGYVPSTEHSSVDHEIGIIPIDAVFSPIVRVRYEVEATRVGQKTNYDRLILEIWTDGTINPEMALTEAAKILRKHLNPFVQYRELGPSIFSAARGGAGSPEAQLEAKLNMTLADLRLSVRANNCLESENIMTVRDLVQRTEDSLLEVRNFGDTTLNEVREKLSQYGLHLGMRVPNQPLF; encoded by the coding sequence ATGACCATGCACATCCGCTGGCGCGGCATGGAACTTCCCAGTTCGCTTGAAGTCGACCGCGACTCGCTGACCCAGACCTACGGCAAATTCTCCGCAGAGCCATTCGAACGTGGCTTTGGTGCGAGCATCGGCAACAGCATGCGTCGCGTGTTGTTGAGCAGTTTGATGGGCAGTGCCGTCACGCAGATCAAAATCCGTGGCGCTCAGCACGAATTCACGACGATCCCCGGCGTTTTGGAAGACGTCACCGACATCGTCCTGAACGTGAAAGCACTGGTCGTTAACAGCAACACCGATTCGACTCGAGTCATCACCGTTGAGCGTAACACCGCCGGCGTGGTCACCGGTGCTGACGTGCAAACCGACGCGGACGTTGAAATTGTCAACAAGGATCACGTGATCTGCACGTTGACCGACGACGTTCCTTTCATGATGGAAATGGTCGTCGAGACCGGTCGCGGTTATGTTCCCAGCACGGAACACAGCAGCGTCGATCATGAAATCGGCATCATTCCGATCGATGCCGTGTTCAGCCCCATTGTTCGCGTCCGCTACGAAGTGGAAGCGACCCGTGTTGGCCAGAAAACCAACTACGATCGTCTGATCCTCGAGATCTGGACCGACGGAACAATCAACCCCGAAATGGCGTTGACCGAAGCAGCGAAAATTCTTCGCAAGCACCTCAATCCATTCGTTCAGTATCGCGAATTGGGACCGAGCATCTTCTCCGCGGCCCGCGGTGGAGCTGGTTCCCCGGAAGCACAGTTGGAAGCCAAGCTGAACATGACGCTGGCCGATTTGCGTTTGTCGGTGCGAGCCAACAACTGCTTGGAAAGCGAAAACATCATGACGGTTCGCGATCTTGTGCAACGAACCGAAGATTCGTTGTTGGAAGTTCGCAACTTTGGCGACACAACTCTTAACGAAGTGCGAGAGAAACTTTCGCAGTACGGTTTGCACCTCGGCATGCGAGTGCCAAACCAACCACTGTTCTAG
- the rpsK gene encoding 30S ribosomal protein S11: MAKTNKKKRIRRNVSNGVAHVHATFNNTTVTITDTKGDTLCWASAGTSGFKGSRKSTPFAGQCAAQQAAEKATKFGMRDVEVRVKGPGSGRESAITALQAAGLNVKLIEEVTPIPHNGCRPRKKRRV; encoded by the coding sequence GTGGCAAAGACCAACAAGAAAAAACGCATCCGCAGAAATGTCAGCAACGGCGTGGCTCACGTGCACGCGACATTCAACAACACCACGGTGACCATCACGGACACCAAAGGGGACACGTTGTGCTGGGCGAGCGCCGGAACCAGTGGGTTCAAAGGCAGCCGCAAGAGCACCCCGTTCGCCGGCCAATGTGCTGCTCAGCAAGCCGCTGAAAAGGCGACCAAGTTTGGCATGCGTGACGTCGAAGTTCGTGTCAAAGGCCCCGGTTCGGGACGCGAAAGTGCGATCACTGCACTTCAAGCGGCCGGATTGAACGTCAAATTGATCGAGGAAGTGACTCCCATCCCGCACAACGGTTGTCGTCCTCGCAAGAAACGCCGCGTCTAA
- a CDS encoding cupin-like domain-containing protein, with protein MSTAAPVSREIPSLDATDAETFFRDYYATEQPVIFRGVTHADGGAEEVCRALCDKIAVDTSVTERLLWYDVRQEMIDDVCTTPPVVTQSMDPDTAFLRDNCVRVWFNSGGHTTPWHYDGHSLHVFNLQLKGKKRWTIVAPETPLPNMPFSKTCLFEDNSLDGKRVYEFDLNEGDMVFLPRYWFHHVHSVGELNVNVNWVLMPKQQPAPTKIAARESEILWLLQKTRFVMPSGVKWMLDNFAGAGEPALNTLTNEVSVGRGLSRVAKEVVRSPMVILAIPTLIRKAKTVMKGKKILSGLLQTSQATQKAA; from the coding sequence ATGAGTACCGCCGCACCGGTTTCCCGTGAGATTCCATCGTTGGACGCCACGGATGCAGAAACCTTTTTTCGCGATTATTACGCCACGGAGCAGCCTGTTATCTTTCGTGGGGTCACGCACGCGGATGGTGGGGCGGAAGAGGTTTGCCGTGCGTTGTGCGACAAGATTGCCGTCGACACGTCGGTCACGGAACGGCTGCTTTGGTACGACGTCCGGCAGGAGATGATCGACGATGTCTGCACGACTCCGCCGGTGGTGACTCAGTCGATGGACCCCGACACGGCTTTTCTGCGTGACAACTGCGTCCGTGTTTGGTTTAACTCGGGCGGTCACACGACCCCATGGCACTACGACGGTCACTCATTACACGTCTTCAACCTTCAGTTGAAAGGCAAGAAGCGTTGGACCATCGTGGCCCCGGAAACGCCGCTGCCCAACATGCCGTTTTCCAAAACCTGTTTGTTTGAAGACAACTCGCTGGATGGCAAACGTGTTTATGAGTTTGATTTGAACGAAGGCGACATGGTTTTCTTGCCAAGGTATTGGTTCCACCATGTGCATTCGGTGGGCGAATTGAACGTCAACGTGAACTGGGTGTTGATGCCCAAACAGCAACCAGCGCCCACGAAGATTGCCGCTCGCGAATCCGAGATTCTTTGGTTGCTGCAGAAGACACGTTTTGTCATGCCGTCCGGTGTCAAATGGATGCTGGACAATTTCGCGGGAGCGGGGGAACCGGCTCTGAACACACTGACCAACGAAGTTTCGGTTGGTCGTGGGCTCAGTCGCGTGGCAAAGGAGGTGGTTCGCAGTCCGATGGTGATCTTGGCGATTCCGACGTTGATTCGGAAAGCGAAGACGGTCATGAAGGGGAAGAAAATTTTGAGCGGTCTTTTGCAAACGAGTCAGGCCACGCAAAAGGCAGCCTGA